ATGGTCAGAACCAAACATGAAACGATCCTGAAGTCTCCCGTTAATTTCCCGATTTATCTCCGGTGGGAAGTAACGGGGTGACCATCCGTGAAGCTCATTAAACACATTCGCCTTGTGTATCATCACGGCGATCATCTCATTGTGAAACGGCCAAGCACAATGGGCAGCAATAATACGCAATTCTGGAAATAAGGCAGCAACCTGATCAACGTACGGAATGGGGTTTTCGTACTCGAGCAGAACACCGCCTCCTCCCGGTTTTCCTTGTCCCACAGCCGTCATACCCACGGATAGTTTCACAGTAGCCCTGTACTCCACACAGACTTGATAAAGTGGCCAGTACAACTTGTCGTTTACCGGTATGCCCGTAAGAATTGCCCCTGTGTAAATGCCCAGCATGCCGACCTCATTGATACACCTCTCCAGCTCCCGGGCACCCTGATAACCCAATTGGG
The Syntrophales bacterium genome window above contains:
- a CDS encoding amidohydrolase family protein produces the protein MKAIDLQVQTFTKEARKFFPNPDEIEEMARKVFKRESVFMEEEKLIEGLRKAEVKAIMMSPMGWARKTRDMGLIREMHNYMGHLREKYPDVILGCWGDIDPQLGYQGARELERCINEVGMLGIYTGAILTGIPVNDKLYWPLYQVCVEYRATVKLSVGMTAVGQGKPGGGGVLLEYENPIPYVDQVAALFPELRIIAAHCAWPFHNEMIAVMIHKANVFNELHGWSPRYFPPEINREINGRLQDRFMFGSDHPWFMYDRLFSDWEAGEYRPDVLKKVYYENALRVMELKV